A single Acidobacteriota bacterium DNA region contains:
- the aroC gene encoding chorismate synthase — protein sequence MRKLRLLTGGESHGPGLTAILEGLPAGMEVDRHQIDGWLKRRQHGFGRGGRQRIEKDTVEVTGGLRDGRTLGSPLVLGVRNQDWENWSGVMDPWEVEAELAAKRVVTRPRPGHADYSGGAATDQHGDMRNVLERASARETAARVAAGAVCAQLLERYGIRMRSAVLRVGPEEIHAGSPSWDGLDSVDLESPLVTPRPDDEQRLVEAVRAAREKGETMGGVVGAVVRGLPPGLGSYVHWDRKLDGRIVQALVAIPSVKAATIGDGIEVASVLGSEAHDPYQRVKGRLLRTSNRAGGLEGGVTNGADLVVRAFFKPISTLRRGLPSVDLATGEAGETAWERSDVTAIGAAPVIVEAMLALVLADALLEKLGGDAIADTDAAWRALTARLAPWWVPANG from the coding sequence ATGCGAAAGCTGCGTTTGCTGACCGGCGGTGAGTCGCACGGACCGGGGTTGACCGCGATTCTCGAGGGGCTTCCTGCGGGAATGGAGGTTGACCGGCATCAGATCGACGGCTGGCTCAAGCGTCGTCAGCACGGCTTCGGCCGTGGTGGGCGACAGCGAATCGAGAAAGACACGGTCGAGGTCACCGGAGGGTTGCGCGACGGCCGCACCCTCGGGTCCCCACTGGTCCTCGGTGTCCGGAACCAGGACTGGGAGAACTGGTCGGGCGTGATGGATCCCTGGGAGGTGGAAGCCGAGTTGGCGGCGAAACGGGTCGTGACCCGCCCGCGACCGGGCCACGCCGACTACTCGGGGGGCGCTGCCACCGACCAGCACGGCGACATGCGTAACGTTCTGGAGCGCGCGTCGGCGCGCGAGACCGCGGCCCGGGTCGCTGCGGGGGCGGTCTGCGCCCAGCTCCTCGAGCGTTACGGCATCAGGATGCGATCGGCGGTTCTCCGGGTCGGCCCGGAGGAGATCCATGCCGGCTCGCCGAGCTGGGACGGACTGGATTCGGTCGACCTCGAATCGCCGCTTGTGACACCGCGGCCCGATGACGAGCAACGGCTGGTGGAAGCGGTGCGAGCGGCGCGGGAGAAGGGTGAGACCATGGGCGGCGTGGTCGGTGCGGTGGTGCGCGGGCTGCCCCCGGGGCTCGGTTCCTACGTCCACTGGGACCGGAAGCTGGACGGGCGGATCGTACAGGCGTTGGTCGCCATCCCGTCGGTCAAGGCGGCCACCATCGGCGATGGCATCGAGGTTGCGTCGGTGCTCGGCTCGGAGGCGCACGATCCCTACCAACGTGTTAAAGGACGCCTCCTGCGGACGAGCAATCGGGCCGGGGGGCTCGAAGGCGGGGTGACCAACGGTGCCGACCTCGTGGTGCGGGCCTTTTTCAAGCCGATATCGACCCTGCGCCGTGGGCTGCCGTCGGTTGATCTGGCAACCGGTGAGGCCGGTGAGACCGCCTGGGAGCGGTCGGATGTCACGGCGATCGGAGCGGCCCCCGTGATCGTCGAAGCGATGCTGGCGCTGGTGCTCGCCGACGCCCTGCTCGAGAAGCTCGGCGGAGACGCAATCGCCGATACCGATGCCGCGTGGCGAGCCCTCACCGCTCGCCTCGCCCCGTGGTGGGTGCCTGCGAACGGCTAG
- a CDS encoding bifunctional metallophosphatase/5'-nucleotidase: protein MNRVNILLALALGVSVALAAPSFVTAGEDTAELTILHTSDLHGSVMPFNDFAGRPSDRGSLAQVATLVKQIRQSAGNPVMVLDSGDTIQGTPFEQFTSVRWGEPSPTISAMNRIGYQAMAIGNHEFNFGLEVLERARKQAGFPFLSANILHEGTEDPAFQPYAVFEQGPIRVGVLGLTTPNVPGWEKEENYRGLAFEPPDKAASRWVPVLREKEKCDLVVVLAHTGFEVNPESGEPTGTDHENFVWRLTGVPGIDVLLTGHTHEDIPPRLVRGVYVAQPLARARVLTRVDLGFERHNGAWIIARRRGQNLPVKGVPADAEVANAFAAANRRVQAALDGPVGEVTADVRVDRCRLEDCAAVDLVHQVQMDASGAKLSLAALLNSHAPVLRKGPVNWRWIHAFYVYPNTLVAVRLTGTQVRDVLEHAARYYDGLDCTPHGGCTVIGDDAIPHYNVDNVAGVDYRIDPTAPEGSRIKDLRYNGMPLDPEAEFVVACNSYRAAGGGLFPHLETAEVVWRSSQEMPDLIGDYLNRHRPWTPAVDGNWRIGRDIVAEE, encoded by the coding sequence ATGAATAGAGTCAACATTCTCCTTGCGCTTGCACTCGGGGTGTCGGTGGCGCTGGCAGCGCCTTCGTTCGTAACCGCGGGTGAGGACACCGCGGAGCTGACGATTCTCCACACGTCGGATTTACACGGCTCGGTGATGCCCTTCAACGACTTTGCCGGCCGGCCGTCGGATCGGGGTTCTCTCGCCCAAGTTGCTACGTTGGTAAAGCAGATCCGTCAGAGTGCCGGCAACCCTGTGATGGTCCTCGATTCGGGCGACACGATCCAGGGCACGCCTTTCGAGCAGTTCACGAGTGTCCGATGGGGCGAGCCGAGTCCGACCATTTCAGCCATGAACCGCATCGGCTATCAGGCGATGGCGATCGGCAACCACGAGTTCAACTTCGGTCTCGAGGTCCTCGAAAGGGCGAGGAAACAGGCCGGGTTTCCATTCCTGTCGGCCAACATCCTGCACGAGGGCACCGAGGATCCTGCCTTCCAGCCCTACGCGGTCTTCGAGCAGGGCCCGATTCGGGTCGGCGTCCTCGGACTGACCACCCCGAACGTGCCGGGGTGGGAGAAGGAGGAAAATTACCGTGGACTCGCATTCGAGCCGCCGGATAAGGCGGCGAGCCGATGGGTGCCGGTGCTGCGTGAGAAAGAGAAATGCGACCTTGTCGTGGTTCTCGCCCACACCGGATTCGAGGTGAATCCAGAGTCCGGCGAGCCCACCGGCACCGACCACGAGAACTTCGTCTGGCGGCTGACCGGTGTGCCGGGCATCGACGTCCTGCTCACCGGACATACCCACGAGGACATCCCGCCCCGCCTCGTCCGCGGCGTCTACGTCGCGCAACCCCTGGCCCGGGCGAGAGTGCTGACCCGAGTCGACCTCGGCTTCGAACGGCACAACGGCGCCTGGATCATCGCCCGACGGCGGGGCCAGAACCTTCCGGTCAAGGGCGTGCCGGCCGACGCCGAAGTCGCCAACGCCTTCGCGGCGGCGAACCGGAGGGTTCAGGCGGCCCTCGATGGGCCGGTTGGAGAGGTCACCGCCGACGTGCGCGTCGACCGCTGCCGGCTCGAGGACTGCGCGGCGGTAGACCTCGTGCACCAGGTGCAGATGGATGCCTCGGGAGCAAAACTCTCACTGGCCGCGCTGCTCAACTCGCACGCTCCGGTGCTCCGCAAGGGCCCGGTCAACTGGCGGTGGATCCACGCGTTCTACGTCTACCCGAACACCCTGGTAGCGGTGCGCCTGACCGGTACGCAGGTTCGTGACGTGCTCGAGCACGCTGCGCGGTACTACGACGGTCTGGACTGCACGCCGCACGGCGGATGCACGGTGATTGGCGACGATGCGATCCCGCATTACAACGTCGACAACGTTGCCGGGGTGGACTATAGGATCGATCCCACCGCCCCCGAGGGATCACGCATCAAGGACCTCCGCTACAACGGCATGCCGCTCGATCCCGAGGCGGAGTTCGTCGTCGCCTGCAATTCCTACAGGGCGGCCGGCGGAGGCCTTTTCCCGCACCTCGAGACAGCCGAGGTCGTATGGCGCTCTTCGCAGGAGATGCCGGACCTGATCGGTGACTACCTGAACAGGCACCGGCCATGGACGCCGGCGGTGGACGGCAACTGGCGCATCGGCCGCGACATCGTCGCGGAGGAGTGA
- the aroB gene encoding 3-dehydroquinate synthase — MQRLEVESERGAYSVIADAGATSRLGELVEREGVGRPRSVISNTTVGPLWGRPAAKSLEVPLIELADGEEHKRWRCVEELLGRWLDSGLHRRDVVAAVGGGVLTDTVGFAAAVYLRGIDWIAAPTTLLAMVDASVGGKTGVNLEQGKNLVGAFWPPRLVVIDVETLSTLPPRELRAGMAEIVKTAWIGDRDLLRLMTGDVEALTHKQWQDLVMRCVAVKARVVSEDEREAGARAALNLGHTLGHALEAATAYHHFLHGEAVAWGLLAAAKLGRRRGLLSEAGESALGKAVADLGPLPSLAEISPEAVSSYIGRDKKKNAQGIGWVLPTDTGVAIDQNIAMDEALEVFRELRNGPFQRD; from the coding sequence ATGCAGCGGCTGGAAGTCGAAAGTGAACGTGGTGCTTACAGCGTCATCGCCGATGCCGGCGCCACATCACGGCTCGGCGAACTCGTCGAACGGGAGGGCGTCGGCCGACCGCGCTCGGTGATCAGCAACACGACGGTCGGCCCGCTCTGGGGCCGGCCGGCCGCGAAATCGCTCGAGGTGCCCCTCATCGAGCTGGCCGACGGTGAGGAGCACAAAAGGTGGCGGTGCGTGGAGGAGCTCCTCGGCCGTTGGCTCGACAGCGGGCTCCACCGGCGGGATGTGGTGGCGGCCGTCGGGGGCGGTGTACTCACCGACACCGTCGGCTTCGCCGCCGCAGTCTACCTCCGCGGGATCGACTGGATCGCCGCACCGACGACCCTGCTGGCGATGGTCGACGCCTCGGTCGGCGGCAAGACCGGGGTCAACCTCGAGCAGGGCAAAAACCTGGTCGGCGCCTTCTGGCCGCCACGACTGGTGGTGATCGACGTCGAGACGCTGTCGACCCTGCCCCCCCGCGAGCTGAGGGCCGGCATGGCCGAGATCGTCAAGACGGCCTGGATCGGAGATCGCGACCTCTTGCGCCTCATGACCGGGGACGTCGAGGCCCTGACGCACAAACAATGGCAGGATCTCGTGATGCGCTGCGTTGCGGTCAAGGCGCGGGTGGTGAGCGAGGACGAGCGCGAGGCCGGCGCTCGAGCCGCCCTCAATCTCGGTCACACCCTCGGCCACGCCCTCGAAGCGGCGACCGCATACCACCACTTCCTGCACGGCGAGGCGGTGGCCTGGGGACTGCTGGCGGCAGCGAAGCTCGGGCGTCGACGGGGACTACTGTCGGAGGCGGGGGAGAGCGCTCTCGGCAAGGCCGTTGCAGACCTCGGTCCACTGCCGTCCCTCGCCGAGATCTCCCCGGAGGCGGTGAGCTCGTACATCGGGCGCGACAAGAAGAAGAATGCCCAGGGAATCGGCTGGGTTCTGCCCACTGACACAGGGGTTGCAATCGATCAAAACATCGCCATGGACGAGGCCCTCGAGGTCTTTCGGGAGCTCAGGAACGGCCCATTTCAGAGAGACTGA
- a CDS encoding TonB-dependent receptor, with amino-acid sequence MTRKLIFLTICTLLWAGLAQAQGVTTGSLSGVVVDPNGDPLPGVAVVATLPSTGNRYASVADAMGRFRIVNAKVGGPYEVVASLSGFQNITVPDVYIRLGEVTYLEIALQIEAATGEIEVIGESSPLIAPTKMGVASSVSQGSLEALPTLERSVYDFARTNPVFATYSESDGEPTVLSVAGRNPRYNNISIDGAVNNDVFGLADSGTPGGQSGTQPIELDAVQELQLVTSSFDVRQGGFTGGSVNIITKSGTNNFHGGVYGYTSSDSWVGSGPDDFPELGTYDDTEYGFSLGGPLARDKLFFFVNYGHKDYDQPTGYSLDGSTGACFANCGFVDEAQAVRQWTMDTYGYDPGGLGELTRPQPSDKVFVRFDWNFNPSNNLLLRYNYVDAAKLINRPSTSYYEWPSEAYDFKSETDSFVGQWNAVFSDNAFNELRVTYQTVRDRRKYVGEPFPHVYIDDVTGAGDRWEFGSENYSTFNELDTDITEITDDFTFFAGDHEIILGTHNEIYSFRNLFIQNGFGGYSFDDLDAWYAGTAYRYDYTYANDPNNPADTFDTYQLGFYAGDTWRVRPNFTLVGGLRVDIPFFPDTPLFNQGVYDDFGVRTDSIPDGNMLWSPRIGFNWDISDDGTKQLRGGVGLFTGRTPYVWVSNNYGRTGTRQTTIQVYDDITFNPDPDDQPTDIGGASTQDINAIDPDFNFPQTWRANLAYDQRLPWWDMIATAEVLYGWSANEIDYKNLNIEQTGERLPFDNRILYDRVSSDYVGLFYLTNTSKGDATNVILKLEKPYGAQPFWGTVSYTWGEANVVNEGTSSRAISNWQYQEAPDPNNVELSTSDYQIEHRMMVNLNYEFNRQSRWSTVVSVFWNRQSGRPYSTILADAYPYTTINGDRFDDNDLIYVPTGPDDVVLNWGTWEQFEDYLETANLTQYAGQIAPRNCSFAPWITQTDLSIRQNIPIPGKSSLQVSFDMFNFWNLIDDESGHVQYVPYGTVTAARYSGMTDDGKPIYDLYSAVTDPESGLFQIDQLRSRWRMRLGLRWSF; translated from the coding sequence ATGACGAGGAAGTTGATTTTTCTGACAATCTGCACCCTCCTATGGGCGGGGCTCGCCCAGGCACAGGGTGTGACAACCGGTTCGCTGAGCGGCGTGGTGGTGGACCCGAACGGTGATCCGCTTCCGGGCGTCGCCGTGGTGGCGACGCTGCCGTCGACCGGCAACCGCTACGCCTCGGTGGCCGACGCCATGGGTCGGTTCCGGATCGTCAACGCCAAGGTCGGAGGCCCCTACGAGGTGGTGGCAAGCCTCTCGGGCTTCCAGAACATCACGGTTCCCGATGTCTACATCCGCCTCGGCGAGGTGACCTACCTCGAGATCGCGCTCCAGATCGAGGCCGCGACCGGCGAGATCGAGGTCATCGGCGAGTCGAGCCCGCTGATTGCACCGACCAAGATGGGCGTCGCGAGCTCGGTGTCGCAGGGCTCTCTCGAGGCACTGCCCACTCTCGAACGCAGCGTCTACGACTTCGCGCGCACCAACCCGGTGTTCGCGACCTACAGTGAGAGTGACGGCGAGCCGACTGTGCTTTCGGTGGCCGGTCGCAACCCGCGCTACAACAACATCTCGATCGACGGGGCGGTCAACAACGACGTCTTCGGCCTCGCCGACAGCGGCACCCCCGGCGGCCAGAGCGGCACCCAGCCGATCGAGCTCGATGCGGTGCAGGAGCTGCAGCTCGTGACCTCGAGCTTCGACGTCCGCCAGGGCGGCTTCACCGGCGGCAGCGTCAACATCATCACCAAGTCGGGCACCAACAACTTCCACGGCGGCGTCTACGGCTACACCTCGAGCGACAGCTGGGTCGGTAGCGGGCCCGACGACTTCCCCGAGCTGGGCACCTACGACGACACCGAGTACGGCTTCTCCCTCGGCGGCCCGCTCGCCAGGGACAAGCTCTTCTTCTTCGTCAACTACGGCCACAAAGACTACGACCAGCCGACCGGCTACTCGCTCGACGGCAGTACCGGCGCCTGCTTTGCAAACTGCGGATTCGTCGACGAGGCGCAAGCGGTCCGCCAGTGGACGATGGACACCTACGGCTACGATCCGGGCGGACTCGGCGAGCTGACTCGCCCGCAACCCAGCGACAAGGTCTTCGTGCGCTTCGACTGGAACTTCAACCCGAGCAACAATCTCCTGCTGCGCTACAACTACGTCGACGCGGCCAAGCTGATCAACCGGCCGAGCACCTCGTACTACGAGTGGCCCAGCGAGGCCTACGACTTCAAGAGCGAAACGGACTCCTTCGTCGGCCAGTGGAACGCGGTCTTCAGCGACAATGCCTTCAACGAGCTGCGCGTCACCTACCAGACGGTTCGCGACCGGCGCAAATACGTCGGCGAACCATTCCCGCACGTCTACATCGACGATGTCACTGGCGCCGGTGATCGCTGGGAGTTCGGCAGCGAGAACTACTCGACCTTCAACGAGCTGGACACCGACATCACCGAGATCACCGATGACTTCACCTTCTTCGCCGGCGACCACGAGATCATCCTCGGCACCCACAACGAGATCTACTCCTTCAGGAACCTCTTCATCCAGAACGGTTTCGGTGGCTACAGCTTCGACGACCTCGACGCCTGGTACGCGGGCACCGCCTACCGCTACGACTACACCTACGCCAACGATCCGAACAACCCGGCCGATACCTTCGACACCTACCAGCTCGGCTTCTACGCCGGCGACACCTGGCGGGTGCGCCCGAACTTCACCCTGGTCGGCGGTCTCCGGGTCGACATTCCCTTCTTCCCCGACACGCCGCTCTTCAACCAGGGCGTCTACGACGACTTCGGCGTGCGCACCGACAGCATCCCGGACGGCAACATGCTGTGGTCGCCGCGCATCGGCTTCAACTGGGACATCAGCGACGACGGCACCAAGCAGCTGCGCGGCGGTGTCGGCCTCTTCACCGGCCGCACCCCCTACGTCTGGGTATCCAACAACTACGGCCGCACCGGTACGCGCCAGACCACTATTCAGGTCTATGACGACATCACGTTCAACCCCGATCCAGACGACCAGCCGACCGACATCGGCGGCGCCTCGACCCAGGACATCAACGCCATCGACCCGGACTTCAACTTCCCGCAGACCTGGCGCGCCAACCTCGCCTACGACCAGCGCCTGCCGTGGTGGGACATGATCGCGACCGCCGAGGTGCTCTACGGCTGGAGCGCGAACGAGATCGATTACAAGAACCTCAATATCGAGCAGACCGGAGAGCGCCTGCCGTTCGACAACCGCATCCTCTACGACAGGGTGAGCAGCGACTACGTGGGACTCTTCTACCTCACCAACACCTCGAAGGGCGATGCCACCAACGTTATCCTCAAGCTCGAGAAGCCCTACGGCGCGCAGCCATTTTGGGGCACGGTCTCCTACACGTGGGGCGAGGCCAACGTGGTCAACGAGGGCACCTCGAGCCGCGCGATCTCCAACTGGCAGTACCAGGAGGCGCCCGATCCCAACAACGTCGAACTCTCGACCTCCGACTACCAGATCGAGCACCGCATGATGGTCAACCTCAACTACGAGTTCAACCGCCAGTCCAGGTGGTCGACGGTGGTATCGGTGTTCTGGAACCGCCAGAGCGGCCGACCCTATTCGACCATTTTGGCCGATGCCTACCCGTACACCACGATCAACGGCGACCGCTTCGACGACAACGACCTGATCTACGTGCCGACCGGCCCCGACGACGTGGTCCTCAATTGGGGCACCTGGGAGCAGTTCGAGGATTATCTCGAGACGGCCAACCTCACACAGTACGCCGGCCAGATCGCGCCGCGCAACTGCTCCTTCGCGCCCTGGATCACCCAGACCGACCTTTCGATTCGGCAGAACATCCCGATCCCGGGAAAGTCGTCGCTGCAGGTCTCCTTCGACATGTTCAACTTCTGGAACCTGATCGACGACGAGTCGGGGCACGTGCAGTATGTTCCGTACGGCACCGTCACCGCGGCCCGTTACTCGGGTATGACCGACGACGGCAAGCCCATTTACGACCTCTACAGTGCGGTCACGGACCCAGAGAGTGGTCTTTTCCAGATCGACCAGCTCCGATCACGCTGGCGCATGCGCCTCGGCCTGCGGTGGAGCTTCTGA
- the dnaB gene encoding replicative DNA helicase, translated as MSSTKPGNVVSGPGTVADRLPHDPEAERAVLGAVLLDPGAMLHIIEKLGVEHFYLESHRIVYQACLELHEKGEAADLLTVRNHLTEQGRLEQVGGVSYLSSLVDALPDVANVIHYAEIVHDKAVKRQLMAAAQRIISTCSLDHGEAREAVESAQKDVYRIAEDTLSGGLMPIRGLTDSELANIEAARETRSTLTGLDTGYVRINELTSGLQRKDLVILAARPSMGKTSLGVNICAHAALRGGKKVAIFSLEMAAEQLVRRLLSSEARVDQKRISGGYLAKSDWPKLELAAQSLRDVNLWIDDTPGITALELSAKARRLKQERGLDLVMVDYLQLMSGGARFNSRTEEVSAISRNLKAVAKELDVPMLVLSQLSRQPERRGGDHRPQLSDLRESGSIEQDADVVMFIVRQSVYDREVEDPRRAELIIAKQRNGPIGEVDLIFQHEFTRFENADFSREDGDAPW; from the coding sequence ATGAGCAGCACCAAACCCGGAAACGTGGTCAGTGGCCCCGGCACCGTCGCCGATCGGCTGCCGCACGACCCCGAGGCCGAACGGGCGGTCCTCGGCGCGGTGCTGCTCGACCCCGGGGCAATGCTCCACATCATCGAGAAGCTCGGCGTCGAACACTTTTATCTCGAGAGCCATCGCATCGTCTACCAGGCATGCCTCGAGCTGCACGAAAAGGGTGAAGCGGCCGACCTCCTCACCGTGCGCAACCACCTCACCGAGCAGGGCCGGCTCGAGCAGGTCGGCGGCGTCTCGTACCTCTCGTCGCTGGTCGATGCCCTGCCGGACGTGGCCAACGTCATCCACTACGCCGAGATCGTCCACGACAAGGCGGTCAAGCGGCAGCTGATGGCGGCCGCCCAGCGCATCATCTCGACCTGCTCCCTCGATCACGGCGAGGCCCGCGAAGCCGTCGAGTCAGCCCAGAAAGACGTCTATCGGATCGCAGAGGACACCCTCTCCGGCGGTCTGATGCCGATCCGCGGCCTCACCGACTCGGAGCTGGCCAATATCGAGGCCGCGCGCGAGACGCGCTCGACCCTCACCGGCCTCGACACCGGGTATGTCCGGATCAACGAGCTCACCTCCGGGCTGCAACGCAAGGACCTGGTGATTCTCGCCGCACGGCCGTCGATGGGGAAGACCTCGCTGGGCGTCAACATCTGCGCGCACGCGGCACTGCGCGGAGGAAAGAAAGTTGCCATCTTCTCGCTCGAGATGGCGGCCGAGCAGCTGGTTCGAAGACTCCTCTCCTCCGAGGCGCGCGTCGATCAGAAGCGCATCTCCGGTGGCTATCTCGCGAAGTCGGACTGGCCCAAGCTCGAGCTGGCCGCGCAGTCGCTGCGCGATGTCAATCTGTGGATCGACGATACGCCCGGCATTACCGCCCTCGAGCTCTCGGCCAAGGCGCGGCGCCTCAAGCAGGAGCGGGGGCTCGATTTGGTGATGGTGGATTACCTGCAGCTGATGTCGGGTGGCGCCCGTTTCAACAGCCGCACCGAGGAGGTGTCGGCGATCTCGCGCAACCTCAAGGCGGTCGCCAAGGAGCTCGACGTACCGATGTTGGTGCTGTCCCAGCTCTCACGCCAGCCCGAGCGTCGCGGCGGCGACCACCGGCCGCAGCTCTCGGACCTGCGTGAGTCAGGTTCCATCGAGCAGGACGCGGACGTCGTGATGTTCATCGTCCGGCAGTCGGTCTACGACCGCGAGGTGGAGGACCCTCGCCGTGCCGAGCTCATCATCGCCAAGCAGCGGAATGGCCCGATCGGTGAGGTCGACCTGATATTCCAGCACGAGTTCACGCGCTTCGAGAACGCCGACTTCAGCCGCGAGGACGGTGACGCCCCGTGGTAG
- a CDS encoding ABC transporter permease: MVDAAARPAGIVGWLDHLGRFILGALDELGRFFYIMASSVMWTFRRPFDGTELMRQMVRVGWDSVPVVFLTCLFTGMVLALQTFRGFERFHAEGFVGSVVALSLTRELAPVLTGLMVAGRVGSAMAAELGTMRVTEQIDALYAMATEPIHYLVVPRVNASILMLPVLTIVGDAVGIIGGWLVSVGLFGANSYLYMERTFQFLEVNDVTSGLIKAAFFGLILSVTGCAKGFYTSGGAEGVGRSTTSAVVTASLYILLSDFFLTKVLF, translated from the coding sequence GTGGTAGATGCGGCCGCCCGCCCGGCGGGCATCGTCGGCTGGCTCGACCACCTCGGCCGCTTCATCCTCGGCGCGCTCGACGAGCTCGGGCGCTTCTTCTACATCATGGCGTCGAGCGTGATGTGGACCTTCCGCCGGCCGTTCGACGGCACCGAGCTGATGCGACAGATGGTACGGGTCGGGTGGGACTCCGTCCCGGTGGTGTTCCTGACCTGTCTCTTCACCGGCATGGTGCTCGCGCTGCAGACCTTTCGCGGTTTCGAGCGGTTCCACGCCGAAGGCTTCGTCGGTTCGGTGGTCGCGCTGTCGCTGACCCGTGAGCTGGCCCCGGTGCTCACCGGGCTGATGGTCGCCGGCAGGGTCGGATCGGCGATGGCCGCAGAGCTCGGCACGATGCGTGTCACCGAGCAGATCGACGCCCTCTACGCGATGGCCACCGAACCCATCCACTATCTGGTGGTTCCCAGGGTCAACGCTTCGATCCTGATGCTACCGGTTCTGACGATCGTCGGCGACGCCGTCGGCATTATCGGCGGCTGGTTGGTTTCGGTCGGTCTCTTCGGAGCCAACAGTTATCTCTACATGGAGCGGACCTTCCAGTTCCTGGAGGTCAACGACGTCACCTCAGGCCTCATCAAGGCCGCGTTCTTCGGTCTCATTCTTTCAGTCACCGGTTGTGCCAAGGGCTTTTACACGTCGGGTGGCGCCGAGGGCGTCGGCAGATCCACGACCTCGGCCGTGGTGACCGCCAGCCTCTACATCCTTCTCTCGGATTTCTTCCTGACCAAGGTCCTCTTCTGA
- a CDS encoding ABC transporter ATP-binding protein, translating to MTPPATSPASIPAEPMISVIGLYKSFGDKQVLRGIDLEVMRGESMVLVGGSGAGKSVFIKHLIGLLQPDEGHVVVDGIDLTVAPPEVVLELRKRFGMSFQEGALFDSMTVGDNIAFPIRRHTKKTEEEVAARIRECLHLVRLPGIENKMPAELSGGMRRRVGFARAIALEPEILLFDEPTTGLDPINTAAIGRVINQLRDELDVTVVTITHDMSLAYRIADRIAMMRRGRILVVDTPEKFAESRESFVRGFLEGELPEVLEEKT from the coding sequence ATGACGCCTCCTGCAACCTCACCCGCCAGCATCCCGGCCGAGCCGATGATCAGTGTCATCGGCCTCTACAAGTCCTTCGGCGACAAGCAGGTCCTCAGGGGCATCGACCTGGAGGTCATGCGGGGCGAGTCGATGGTGCTGGTCGGAGGCTCGGGCGCCGGAAAATCGGTTTTCATCAAGCATCTTATCGGCCTGCTGCAACCCGACGAGGGTCACGTGGTGGTGGACGGGATCGATCTGACCGTCGCCCCACCGGAGGTCGTGCTCGAACTGCGAAAGCGATTCGGCATGAGCTTTCAGGAGGGGGCGCTGTTCGATTCGATGACGGTCGGCGACAACATCGCCTTCCCGATCCGCCGCCACACGAAGAAGACCGAGGAGGAGGTCGCGGCCCGAATCCGCGAGTGCCTCCACCTGGTTCGGTTGCCGGGGATCGAGAACAAGATGCCCGCGGAGCTTTCCGGCGGCATGCGACGGCGCGTGGGATTCGCGCGCGCCATCGCCCTGGAGCCCGAGATCTTGCTTTTCGACGAGCCGACCACCGGCCTCGACCCCATCAACACTGCAGCCATCGGGCGGGTCATCAATCAGCTTCGCGACGAGCTCGATGTGACAGTTGTGACCATCACCCATGATATGAGCCTCGCCTACCGCATCGCCGATCGCATTGCCATGATGCGGCGCGGGCGCATTCTCGTTGTCGACACCCCGGAAAAGTTCGCCGAATCCAGAGAGAGCTTCGTTCGCGGTTTTCTCGAAGGTGAGCTGCCGGAGGTACTGGAGGAAAAAACATGA